A part of Solenopsis invicta isolate M01_SB chromosome 2, UNIL_Sinv_3.0, whole genome shotgun sequence genomic DNA contains:
- the LOC105194956 gene encoding RNA-binding region-containing protein 3, with amino-acid sequence MRSRLFTSDLFDGFDGSRVKIYSYIFLCKVQQKYYQMIPACDTLRILHLPSQLSDDRRDALLQKYGATKTRTIRPSSKYTVTFAKFPSQQLAAEALLRLHQLNVRGQYLSVEYAKRSVPTELSEQGIEHKTSTSNDVKTETVSKSHVQAFLRKLNNWTMSYEFNQPPPPNIRYKYLTPTKSTLTRIAIQLLTQPAFYTQVLHLMNKMNLPPPFEELEIEFPMLKEVYDMEKYKDIFHERVNEEEIEEEESELESDEEDNIRPVEVIPVKRKRPQPTKRLKIPKFVNPAKNIAIPSSTQRVLKPEDMFESVQRGETKNLKIELKTLDKSLEATSTNQDSSVTVDGGFGLIFPVNKTEDAKDSEESAETPKNKFITSEELAANKISANDQRVLPVFKNYHPGKPSNRLYIKNLAKQVEMKDLHYIYQRYVITGLKDAENEYEVRLMQEGRMKGQAFITLQNAVQAKMALDETNGYILKDKPMVVQFAKTVKS; translated from the exons ATGCGTTcacgtttgtttacatcagatTTATTTGACGGGTTTGACGGTAGTCGGGTGAAAATTTActcctatatttttttatgcaaagtgcaacaaaaatattaccaaatgattcca GCGTGCGATACTTTGAGGATCCTTCATTTACCCTCACAACTTTCTGACGACCGGCGCGATGCGTTATTGCAGAAATATGGTGCAACCAAGACTAGGACGATACGGCCATCTAGCAAGTATACTGTCACCTTCGCCAAATTCCCGTCCCAGCAATTGGCGGCGGAAGCACTGCTGCGTCTACATCAGTTAAATGTCAGAGGACAATATCTGTCGGTTGAATATGCCAAGAGATCTGTACCTACTGAACTGTCGGAGCAAGGTATCGAGCATAAAACATCAACGAGCAACGATGTGAAAACAGAAACTGTCAGCAAGTCTCATGTCCAAGCATTCCTACGAAAATTGAACAACTGGACGATGAGTTACGAATTTAATCAACCACCTCCACCAAACATAAGATACAAGTACTTGACACCAACAAAAAGTACATTAACAAGAATAGCCATACAATTGTTAACTCAACCAGCTTTTTATACACAG GTGTTGCACTTGATGAATAAAATGAATCTACCTCCTCCCTTTGAAGAATTGGAAATAGAATTTCCTATGCTCAAGGAAGTGTACGATATGGAAAAATACAAAG ATATATTTCATGAGCGCGTAAACGAAGAGGAAATAGAGGAAGAGGAATCGGAATTAGAATCAGATGAGGAGGATAATATCCGACCTGTAGAAGTTATCCCTGTTAAAAGAAAACGACCACAACCTACAAAACGTTTAAAGATACCAAAGTTTGTGAATCCTGCCAAAAATATTGCGATACCTTCGTCCACGCAAAGGGTACTCAAACCGGAAGATATGTTCGAATCCGTTCAGCGCGGAGAGACTAAAAATCTCAAGATTGAATTAAAAACTTTGGATAAGTCATTAGAGGCAACATCCACTAATCAAGATAGCAGCGTGACTGTAGATGGCGGATTCGGTTTAATATTCCCAGTTAATAAAACCGAGGACGCGAAGGACAGCGAGGAAAGTGCAGAAACTcctaaaaataagtttataactTCCGAAGAACTGGCGGCTAATAAGATTTCTGCTAACGATCAGAGAGTGCTTCCTGTATTCAAAAATTATCACCCAGGCAAACCTTCTAATCGTCTCTACATAAAAAATCTCGCGAAGCAAGTGGAAATGAAagatttacattatatttatcaaagatACGTTATTACTGGATTGAAAGATGCTGAGAATGA ATACGAGGTACGTCTTATGCAAGAGGGCAGAATGAAGGGGCAAGCCTTTATCACTTTGCAAAATGCCGTACAGGCGAAAATGGCTCTCGATGAAACTAACggatatatattaaaagataaaccTATGGTGGTGCAATTTGCTAAAACTGTTAAAAGTTAA
- the LOC105194957 gene encoding adenylate kinase isoenzyme 1 yields MKTIWVIGGPGCGKGTQCDRMISKYGFLHLSSGDLLRAEVASGSERGASLQDLMSKGLFVPTDIVLDLIKEQMDKAREEGSTKTGFLIDGYPREKDQGILFEENVCPVDLILFFDVANDTLKKRLLGRAAVSQRSDDNEETIKKRIEIFNAKNSEIVAHYKDKVVRINAEGTVEEIFAEVTKALDALLA; encoded by the exons ATGAAAACCATCTGGGTAATCGGTGGGCCAGGTTGCGGCAAAGGAACGCAGTGCGACCGTATGATCTCAAAGTATGGATTTCTTCATTTGAGTAGCGGCGACTTGCTGAGAGCAGAAGTCGCCAGTGGTAGCGAGAGAGGTGCATCGCTTCAGGATCTGATGTCCAAGGGACTATTCGTGCCAACG GACATTGTGCTGGACCTCATAAAGGAACAGATGGACAAAGCTCGCGAGGAGGGAAGCACGAAGACTGGCTTTCTCATCGATGGCTATCCTCGAGAAAAGGATCAAGGAATTCTCTTCGAAGAAAAC GTTTGCCCCGTCGACTTAATTCTCTTCTTCGATGTAGCGAACGACACTTTGAAAAAAAGACTCCTTGGACGTGCTGCTGTGTCCCAAAGATCAGATGACAATGAGGAGACGATCAAAAAGAGAATCGAGATATTCAATGCAAAGAACAGCGAGATCGTCGCGCACTACAAAGATAAAGTTGTCAGA ATCAATGCGGAAGGAACGGTGGAGGAAATATTCGCAGAGGTAACGAAAGCGCTAGACGCTTTATTAGCTTAG
- the LOC105196818 gene encoding T-complex protein 1 subunit eta isoform X2: MQPQIILLKEGTDASQGKQQVISNINACQIVVDAVRTTLGPRGMDKLIVDQNGKGTISNDGATILKLLDIIHPAAKTLVDIAKSQDAEVGDGTTSVVLLAGEFLKQMKPFIEEGVHSRIIIKALRRALQIAKDKINELSVKIKSDVVKSDMSKQIELLEECAATSMSSKLIHQQKKHFSELVVKAVMMLDELLPLNMIGIKKVSGGALEDSELIQGVAFKKTFSYAGFEMQPKKYEQCKIALLNIELELKAERDNAEVRVDNVAEYQKIVDAEWQILYDKLDQIHKSGAKVVLSSLPIGDVATQYFADRDMFCAGRVPEEDLKRTMKACGGVVLTTVHDIKDSDLGRCEIFEEKQIGGERYNIFYECSRAKTCTFILRGGAEQFLEETERSLHDAIMVVRRMVKNDAVVGGGGAIEMELSKTLRDYSRTIAGKEQLLIGAIARALEIIPRQLCDNAGFDATNILNKLRQKHHKGLEWYGVDINSEDIADNMQCCVWEPVVVKINALTAATEAACLILSVDETIRNPKSNQDAAPMGRGMGRPM; this comes from the exons ATG CAACCTCAAATAATTCTGCTGAAGGAAGGAACAGACGCGTCTCAGGGAAAGCAACAAGTGATATCCAACATAAATGCATGCCAGATTGTTGTGGATGCCGTCAGGACTACTTTGGGTCCTCGTGGCATGGACAAGCTCATAGTCGATCAAAATGGAAAGGGTACCATCTCCAATGATGGCGCcactattttaaaattgttagatATCATTCATCCTGCTGCAAAGACTCTAGTAGATATTGCAAAGTCACAAGATGCAGAG GTTGGAGATGGCACGACTAGTGTGGTTTTGTTAGCTGGAGAGTTCTTGAAACAGATGAAACCATTTATAGAGGAGGGTGTACACTCTCGTATAATTATCAAGGCCCTGCGTCGCGCGCTTCAGATAGCCAAAGACAAAATTAACGAGCTGAGCGTCAAGATTAAGAGCGACGTAGTTAAGAGCGACATGAGCAAACAGATTGAGCTCTTGGAAGAATGCGCGGCCACATCCATGAGTTCGAAATTGATACATCAACAAAAGAAACATTTCAGTGAATTGGTCGTCAAGGCTGTCATGATGCTAGATGAATTACTTCCTCTTAACATGATTGGCATTAAAAAG GTTTCTGGAGGCGCATTGGAGGATTCAGAGCTGATCCAAGGAGTGGCTTTCAAAAAGACCTTCTCGTATGCCGGATTCGAGATGCAACCGAAAAAGTATGAGCAGTGCAAGATTGCGTTGCTAAATATCGAGCTGGAATTGAAGGCCGAACGGGACAACGCGGAGGTGCGCGTGGACAATGTAGCAGAGTATCAGAAGATCGTCGACGCGGAATGGCAGATTCTCTACGACAAACTCGATCAAATTCACAAGAGCGGCGCGAAAGTGGTGCTATCCTCGTTGCCAATTGGCGATGTCGCGACGCAGTATTTTGCGGACAGGGACATGTTCTGCGCTGGTAGAGTACCCGAAGAGGATCTCAAGCGAACGATGAAGGCGTGCGGCGGTGTAGTTTTAACGACGGTGCACGACATCAAGGACTCTGATCTCGGAAGATGCGAGATCTTTGAGGAGAAGCAGATTGGTGGCGAGAG ATATAACATCTTCTACGAGTGTTCGCGAGCAAAGACGTGCACGTTTATTCTTCGTGGAGGCGCGGAGCAATTCCTAGAAGAGACGGAGCGATCGCTACATGACGCGATCATGGTTGTCAGACGCATGGTGAAGAATGACGCAGTGGTCGGTGGCGGTGGTGCCATCGAAATGGAACTGTCGAAAACCCTGCGCGATTACTCGCGTACCATTGCTGGAAAGGAACAGCTCTTGATAGGAGCGATAGCGAGAGCTCTCGAAATTATTCCTAG ACAACTGTGCGACAACGCTGGATTTGACGCGACAAATATTCTGAACAAATTACGCCAGAAGCATCATAAAGGCTTAGAGTGGTACGGCGTCGATATAAATTCGGAGGATATCGCGGACAACATGCAGTGCTGCGTCTGGGAGCCGGTGGTAGTGAAGATCAACGCGCTGACCGCCGCCACAGAGGCCGCCTGCCTCATCCTCTCTGTTGATGAAACTATCAGAAACCCCAAAAGCAATCAGGACGCCGCGCCGATGGGACGTGGCATGGGCAGGCCGATGTAA
- the LOC105196818 gene encoding T-complex protein 1 subunit eta isoform X1 has protein sequence MQQPQIILLKEGTDASQGKQQVISNINACQIVVDAVRTTLGPRGMDKLIVDQNGKGTISNDGATILKLLDIIHPAAKTLVDIAKSQDAEVGDGTTSVVLLAGEFLKQMKPFIEEGVHSRIIIKALRRALQIAKDKINELSVKIKSDVVKSDMSKQIELLEECAATSMSSKLIHQQKKHFSELVVKAVMMLDELLPLNMIGIKKVSGGALEDSELIQGVAFKKTFSYAGFEMQPKKYEQCKIALLNIELELKAERDNAEVRVDNVAEYQKIVDAEWQILYDKLDQIHKSGAKVVLSSLPIGDVATQYFADRDMFCAGRVPEEDLKRTMKACGGVVLTTVHDIKDSDLGRCEIFEEKQIGGERYNIFYECSRAKTCTFILRGGAEQFLEETERSLHDAIMVVRRMVKNDAVVGGGGAIEMELSKTLRDYSRTIAGKEQLLIGAIARALEIIPRQLCDNAGFDATNILNKLRQKHHKGLEWYGVDINSEDIADNMQCCVWEPVVVKINALTAATEAACLILSVDETIRNPKSNQDAAPMGRGMGRPM, from the exons ATGCAGCAACCTCAAATAATTCTGCTGAAGGAAGGAACAGACGCGTCTCAGGGAAAGCAACAAGTGATATCCAACATAAATGCATGCCAGATTGTTGTGGATGCCGTCAGGACTACTTTGGGTCCTCGTGGCATGGACAAGCTCATAGTCGATCAAAATGGAAAGGGTACCATCTCCAATGATGGCGCcactattttaaaattgttagatATCATTCATCCTGCTGCAAAGACTCTAGTAGATATTGCAAAGTCACAAGATGCAGAG GTTGGAGATGGCACGACTAGTGTGGTTTTGTTAGCTGGAGAGTTCTTGAAACAGATGAAACCATTTATAGAGGAGGGTGTACACTCTCGTATAATTATCAAGGCCCTGCGTCGCGCGCTTCAGATAGCCAAAGACAAAATTAACGAGCTGAGCGTCAAGATTAAGAGCGACGTAGTTAAGAGCGACATGAGCAAACAGATTGAGCTCTTGGAAGAATGCGCGGCCACATCCATGAGTTCGAAATTGATACATCAACAAAAGAAACATTTCAGTGAATTGGTCGTCAAGGCTGTCATGATGCTAGATGAATTACTTCCTCTTAACATGATTGGCATTAAAAAG GTTTCTGGAGGCGCATTGGAGGATTCAGAGCTGATCCAAGGAGTGGCTTTCAAAAAGACCTTCTCGTATGCCGGATTCGAGATGCAACCGAAAAAGTATGAGCAGTGCAAGATTGCGTTGCTAAATATCGAGCTGGAATTGAAGGCCGAACGGGACAACGCGGAGGTGCGCGTGGACAATGTAGCAGAGTATCAGAAGATCGTCGACGCGGAATGGCAGATTCTCTACGACAAACTCGATCAAATTCACAAGAGCGGCGCGAAAGTGGTGCTATCCTCGTTGCCAATTGGCGATGTCGCGACGCAGTATTTTGCGGACAGGGACATGTTCTGCGCTGGTAGAGTACCCGAAGAGGATCTCAAGCGAACGATGAAGGCGTGCGGCGGTGTAGTTTTAACGACGGTGCACGACATCAAGGACTCTGATCTCGGAAGATGCGAGATCTTTGAGGAGAAGCAGATTGGTGGCGAGAG ATATAACATCTTCTACGAGTGTTCGCGAGCAAAGACGTGCACGTTTATTCTTCGTGGAGGCGCGGAGCAATTCCTAGAAGAGACGGAGCGATCGCTACATGACGCGATCATGGTTGTCAGACGCATGGTGAAGAATGACGCAGTGGTCGGTGGCGGTGGTGCCATCGAAATGGAACTGTCGAAAACCCTGCGCGATTACTCGCGTACCATTGCTGGAAAGGAACAGCTCTTGATAGGAGCGATAGCGAGAGCTCTCGAAATTATTCCTAG ACAACTGTGCGACAACGCTGGATTTGACGCGACAAATATTCTGAACAAATTACGCCAGAAGCATCATAAAGGCTTAGAGTGGTACGGCGTCGATATAAATTCGGAGGATATCGCGGACAACATGCAGTGCTGCGTCTGGGAGCCGGTGGTAGTGAAGATCAACGCGCTGACCGCCGCCACAGAGGCCGCCTGCCTCATCCTCTCTGTTGATGAAACTATCAGAAACCCCAAAAGCAATCAGGACGCCGCGCCGATGGGACGTGGCATGGGCAGGCCGATGTAA
- the LOC105196816 gene encoding dolichyldiphosphatase 1 codes for MASPDEPLDRIESRFVRAADETEWVPLSLTLVEYPQGDIFGQLLAVISLMPFAILTGFLTLILFRRDLHTIIFFIGVNVNECINYILKYTIRQTRPMKRDGLYIEYGMPSTHAQFMWFFAAYATLFIYFRLNYNCTILERFLRTIVAIGCIFAAGLVTYSRVYLLYHSNTQVLWGALIGIALGTAWFIIVHTILTPFFPIIVSWRISEFLLLRDTTLIPNVLWFEYTNIRTEARARARKLSAIGRSH; via the exons ATGGCATCGCCCGACGAGCCGCTGGACAGGATCGAGTCACGTTTCGTACGTGCCGCCGACGAGACCGAATGGGTCCCGTTATCTCTAACGTTGGTGGAGTATCCACAAG gGGATATCTTTGGGCAGCTTTTGGCTGTAATAAGTCTAATGCCCTTCGCCATTTTAACTGGCTTTCTCACGTTGATACTTTTTAGGAGAGATTTACATACC ATCATATTTTTTATCGGAGTCAATGTCAatgaatgtataaattatatattaaaatacacaattCGTCAAACGAGGCCGATGAAGAGAGATGGCCTGTATATCGAATATGGCATGCCATCTACACATGCACAATTTATGTGGTTCTTTGCTGCATACGCAAcactttttatatactttag gTTAAATTACAACTGTACGATACTTGAAAGATTTTTGCGGACAATAGTAGCGATAGGATGCATCTTCGCAGCTGGATTGGTGACTTATAGCAGAGTGTATCTGCTATACCATTCCAATACCCAAGTATTGTGGGGTGCGTTAATTGGAATCGCACTAGGAACAGCGTGGTTCATAATCGTGCACACGATCCTGACACCATTCTTTCCCATAATAGTCTCGTG GCGAATATCGGAGTTCTTGTTGCTGCGCGACACAACGCTGATCCCTAACGTTTTATGGTTTGAGtatacgaatattcgtacggAAGCTCGGGCACGAGCGCGAAAGTTATCGGCAATTGGGAGATCGCATTGA